A window of the Sphaerobacter thermophilus DSM 20745 genome harbors these coding sequences:
- a CDS encoding FHA domain-containing protein: MASLPFEWFLLLLRVVFIFLLYFFLFQVIRVILREMQSYARGSQAVRAAEPSGHLIVKAPGNSGLRPGARLELEPVTVIGRHPRATIRIDDSFVSGEHAQVTWTEDGWWVTDLGSTNGTRVNGKRVMVPTGLRYGDVIQIGDVELQLAP, from the coding sequence ATGGCGTCACTACCGTTCGAGTGGTTCCTGCTCCTCCTCCGCGTCGTGTTCATTTTCCTCCTGTACTTCTTCCTCTTCCAGGTGATCCGGGTTATCCTGCGCGAGATGCAGTCGTACGCGCGGGGGTCGCAGGCCGTCCGCGCCGCGGAGCCCTCGGGCCACCTGATCGTGAAAGCGCCGGGGAACTCGGGTTTGCGTCCCGGAGCGCGGCTGGAGTTGGAGCCGGTGACCGTCATCGGCCGGCACCCACGGGCGACGATTCGCATCGATGACAGCTTCGTCTCGGGCGAGCACGCCCAGGTGACCTGGACTGAGGACGGTTGGTGGGTAACAGACCTCGGTAGCACGAATGGGACACGTGTGAACGGCAAGCGGGTCATGGTACCCACCGGCCTCCGCTACGGGGACGTGATCCAGATCGGGGACGTGGAACTCCAGTTGGCGCCGTAG
- a CDS encoding LGFP repeat-containing protein: MRRLLVMVLIIGVMVLAPGVGAQQFDLLRVTCSDFPSQAAAQAAYRADPIGLSNLDQDKDGIACESNPGPYDYRRPGEAPAPQPPAPPAPKPEPEPHCTFYAETGHSLCGGFRAYWRQFGGLAVYGFPITDEFVDPATGRVTQWFERARFEWHPGTWPERFDVQLGLLGNELTVDRRGEEPFAPAQAIEGCIYFEATGHNLCGGFRAYWEQFGGLAVYGMPISEEFREVNPDTGVEYTVQYFERQRFEWHPGEWPERYDVMLGRLGAELFIAE, from the coding sequence GTGCGTCGTCTGCTGGTGATGGTGCTCATCATCGGCGTCATGGTGCTCGCGCCGGGTGTAGGCGCACAGCAGTTCGATCTGCTGCGGGTCACGTGCAGCGACTTTCCCTCGCAGGCCGCCGCTCAGGCTGCCTACCGCGCAGACCCGATCGGCCTGAGCAACCTGGACCAGGACAAGGATGGCATCGCCTGCGAGTCGAACCCCGGGCCGTACGACTACCGGCGGCCTGGTGAAGCGCCCGCACCGCAGCCGCCCGCCCCGCCAGCTCCGAAGCCGGAGCCGGAGCCGCACTGCACCTTCTATGCGGAGACGGGACACAGCCTCTGCGGCGGGTTCCGGGCGTACTGGCGGCAGTTCGGCGGCCTCGCCGTGTACGGGTTCCCGATCACCGACGAGTTCGTGGATCCGGCCACCGGGCGGGTGACCCAGTGGTTCGAGCGGGCACGCTTCGAGTGGCATCCGGGGACCTGGCCGGAGCGCTTCGACGTGCAACTGGGTCTGCTGGGGAACGAGTTGACGGTCGATCGACGCGGTGAGGAGCCCTTCGCGCCCGCCCAGGCGATCGAGGGGTGCATCTACTTCGAAGCGACCGGCCACAATCTCTGCGGTGGCTTCCGCGCCTACTGGGAGCAGTTCGGCGGCCTGGCCGTCTACGGCATGCCGATCAGCGAGGAGTTCCGGGAGGTCAACCCGGACACCGGCGTCGAGTACACGGTGCAGTACTTCGAACGCCAGCGCTTCGAGTGGCACCCCGGCGAGTGGCCCGAGCGGTACGACGTGATGCTCGGCCGCCTCGGCGCGGAACTCTTCATCGCCGAATAG
- a CDS encoding FhaA domain-containing protein produces the protein MVNSLQRFENFFERLMEGSVGRIFRTPVQPAEIGRRLERAMEGNQLATVDGIVVPNDYVVFLNPEDMVQFADIVPSLCRQMEDWLIDLAEERNYGFIDQVRVQMIGDENVPRRRISVEAHIVELPDYDPIQQEAVQRTEVYRVVERTGNVQPVLLRVAPTSVSPEQVFVIRRQVTTIGRALDNDVVVEVPEVSRHHARLEYVNGQFQIVDLNSTNGTSVNGVRVDRQWVQVGDEILLGTARLTLLPYRGDRRG, from the coding sequence GTGGTGAACAGCCTCCAGCGATTCGAGAACTTCTTCGAGCGCCTGATGGAAGGATCCGTCGGGCGAATATTTCGCACCCCGGTGCAGCCCGCCGAGATCGGTCGCCGCCTAGAGCGAGCCATGGAGGGGAACCAACTGGCGACGGTGGATGGGATCGTTGTCCCCAACGACTATGTCGTCTTCCTCAACCCTGAAGACATGGTCCAGTTCGCGGACATCGTCCCCAGCCTGTGCCGGCAGATGGAAGACTGGCTCATCGACCTGGCCGAGGAACGCAACTACGGGTTCATCGATCAGGTTCGAGTCCAGATGATCGGGGACGAGAACGTGCCGCGGCGGCGCATCAGCGTCGAGGCCCATATCGTCGAGCTACCCGACTACGACCCGATCCAGCAGGAAGCGGTGCAGCGCACCGAGGTCTACCGCGTGGTGGAGCGGACGGGCAACGTGCAGCCCGTGCTGCTGCGTGTGGCACCGACCTCGGTATCGCCGGAGCAAGTTTTCGTCATCCGGCGGCAAGTTACGACGATCGGCCGGGCACTGGACAACGACGTCGTCGTCGAGGTGCCCGAGGTCTCCCGTCACCATGCGCGGCTGGAGTACGTCAACGGCCAGTTCCAGATCGTCGACCTGAACTCGACCAACGGGACCTCGGTGAACGGGGTGCGTGTCGACCGCCAGTGGGTGCAAGTGGGTGACGAGATCCTTCTCGGGACGGCACGCTTGACGCTGCTGCCGTACCGTGGCGACAGGCGCGGTTAG
- a CDS encoding cellulase family glycosylhydrolase, which translates to MRVLRWLFLFVLLGAVLAPTSGARAENPSAPEDLEMPRYFAETGFWVQGPFRKYWETRGGLFIFGYPITGVFEQDGFLRQYFERAVFEYHPEFAGTPYEVLLMRLGAIRVEGRESEEPFQPIPPFPDNPDHRYYAETGHSLSYGFKNYWDANGGLMNFGFPLSQEFDERNQPPPAGDGEVHTVQYFERARFEWHPEYRGTPYEVLLGLLGTEYLQVRGAPEDALARQDPTLPPPDPIRNLRHGPHVGYGFNVFLWGDDQSDALNQKAHEMVKAAGFSWVRVQAQWRELEPAPGSYNPSGLDRIVDSAARNGVKLLVSVVKSPEWAGANGGVPEDPARFEELMRFLAERYRGRVHAWEIWNEQNLAFEMGGYVDIGRYVNLLKAGYTGVKAGDPSAIVVFGGLTPTGVNDPTIAIDDVSYLRQIYSFNDGEVKQYYDVLGAHPGSNNNPPDALWPTQPGPGPNWRDHESFYFRRIEQLRQVMIEHGEAGKQIWLTEFGWTTANQAPGYEYGNQISEEAQAEYLVRAFQMARQYYPWMGVMFVWNLNFSVVTPPEDEKHPWSVLYSDWTPRPSYTALQQMPK; encoded by the coding sequence ATGCGCGTCCTACGCTGGCTATTCTTGTTTGTCCTGCTCGGTGCCGTGCTGGCGCCGACCAGCGGCGCGCGTGCGGAGAACCCGAGCGCGCCGGAGGACCTCGAGATGCCACGCTACTTCGCGGAGACCGGCTTCTGGGTGCAGGGGCCGTTCCGGAAGTACTGGGAGACGCGCGGCGGGCTGTTTATCTTCGGCTACCCGATCACTGGAGTCTTCGAGCAGGACGGCTTCCTGCGGCAGTACTTCGAGCGGGCGGTCTTTGAGTATCACCCGGAGTTTGCCGGGACCCCCTACGAGGTGCTGCTGATGCGGCTGGGTGCGATCCGGGTCGAGGGTCGCGAGTCCGAGGAGCCCTTCCAGCCCATCCCGCCGTTCCCGGATAACCCGGATCATCGCTACTACGCGGAGACGGGGCACTCCCTCAGCTACGGGTTCAAGAACTACTGGGACGCCAACGGCGGGCTGATGAACTTCGGATTCCCGCTATCTCAGGAGTTCGATGAGCGGAACCAGCCGCCGCCCGCCGGGGACGGCGAGGTTCACACGGTCCAATACTTCGAGCGGGCACGCTTTGAGTGGCACCCCGAGTACCGGGGGACGCCCTATGAGGTGTTGCTCGGCCTGCTGGGCACGGAGTACCTGCAGGTGCGCGGCGCGCCTGAGGACGCGCTGGCGCGGCAGGACCCGACACTGCCGCCGCCCGACCCGATTCGGAACCTGCGGCATGGGCCACACGTCGGCTACGGCTTCAACGTCTTCCTGTGGGGAGACGACCAGTCCGACGCGCTCAACCAGAAGGCCCACGAGATGGTGAAGGCCGCGGGGTTCTCCTGGGTCCGCGTTCAGGCGCAGTGGCGTGAACTCGAACCCGCACCGGGGAGTTACAACCCCTCTGGCCTCGACCGCATCGTCGATAGTGCCGCCCGCAACGGGGTGAAGCTTCTGGTCAGTGTGGTCAAGTCGCCTGAATGGGCCGGGGCCAATGGGGGCGTGCCGGAAGACCCGGCGCGCTTCGAGGAGCTGATGCGCTTCCTGGCCGAGCGTTACCGCGGTCGGGTCCACGCCTGGGAGATCTGGAACGAGCAGAACCTGGCCTTTGAAATGGGCGGGTACGTGGACATCGGGCGCTACGTTAACCTGCTCAAGGCCGGGTACACCGGGGTGAAGGCGGGCGACCCGTCGGCGATCGTCGTGTTTGGCGGCCTGACGCCGACGGGGGTCAACGACCCGACGATCGCGATCGACGACGTCAGCTATCTCCGGCAGATCTACAGCTTCAACGATGGCGAAGTGAAGCAGTACTACGACGTGCTCGGTGCCCACCCGGGCAGCAACAACAACCCGCCTGATGCCCTCTGGCCGACGCAGCCCGGCCCCGGACCGAACTGGCGCGACCACGAGTCGTTCTACTTCCGCCGGATCGAGCAGCTCCGGCAGGTAATGATCGAGCACGGCGAGGCCGGCAAGCAGATCTGGCTGACCGAGTTCGGCTGGACCACGGCCAACCAGGCGCCGGGCTACGAGTACGGCAACCAGATCTCGGAAGAGGCGCAGGCCGAGTATCTGGTGCGGGCGTTCCAGATGGCGCGCCAGTATTACCCGTGGATGGGCGTGATGTTCGTCTGGAACCTCAACTTCAGCGTCGTGACCCCGCCGGAGGACGAGAAGCACCCGTGGTCGGTGCTGTACAGCGATTGGACTCCGCGCCCGTCCTACACGGCATTGCAGCAGATGCCGAAGTAG
- a CDS encoding potassium channel family protein has product MLEPSGDQSYPGDLADMPGALFSEFEGTVKRAASGTTRSRLELAVIGAALLTVPVTFLQLSGHSAPWLTVADWAIWFVFVADYAHAVSAAPDRRTAACRHWISAVVVVLSFPILPHVLAFTRLTRLSRLVRLARLVRLIVATSRGLQGVRVVFARRGLLYVTIVTGVLSVAGGGLLSLIEPEIVEGSFLGGIWWAIISVITVGYDEAPATIAGRVVAVLLMLSGIGLASTLAAATAAYFVGQEEQAELRDIEARLARIEAMLEEATRHRQEDT; this is encoded by the coding sequence GTGCTCGAACCCAGCGGCGATCAATCCTACCCCGGCGATCTCGCCGACATGCCCGGCGCACTGTTCTCCGAGTTCGAAGGCACGGTGAAGCGTGCGGCGAGTGGGACGACCCGCTCACGGCTGGAGCTCGCCGTGATCGGGGCAGCCCTGCTCACCGTGCCCGTAACATTCCTCCAACTAAGCGGCCATTCGGCCCCGTGGCTCACCGTCGCTGATTGGGCTATTTGGTTCGTCTTTGTCGCTGACTATGCGCATGCCGTGTCAGCAGCACCTGACCGCAGAACCGCCGCGTGCCGCCACTGGATCAGCGCGGTCGTCGTCGTGCTCAGCTTCCCGATCCTGCCACATGTGCTGGCGTTCACCCGGCTCACCCGCCTCTCCCGGCTGGTACGCCTCGCACGCCTGGTCCGGCTGATCGTCGCCACCAGCCGCGGTCTCCAGGGCGTACGCGTCGTCTTCGCGCGGCGCGGTCTCCTCTACGTCACGATCGTGACCGGCGTTCTCAGCGTTGCCGGCGGAGGTCTCCTCTCATTGATCGAGCCGGAGATTGTGGAAGGAAGCTTCCTCGGCGGAATCTGGTGGGCAATCATCTCGGTCATCACCGTCGGTTACGACGAAGCCCCAGCCACCATCGCGGGACGAGTCGTTGCGGTGCTGCTGATGCTCTCCGGGATCGGGCTTGCCTCGACGTTGGCGGCCGCCACCGCAGCCTATTTCGTCGGCCAGGAGGAGCAAGCCGAACTACGCGACATTGAGGCCCGGCTGGCACGGATCGAGGCGATGCTGGAGGAGGCAACGCGGCATCGCCAGGAGGATACGTAG
- a CDS encoding helix-hairpin-helix domain-containing protein, giving the protein MELTRARLILLGVAAAIAVAVLTAVLRAERSRELVLQIEPVGDTNTLTVYVGGAVRAPGLYTLPRGSRVAEAIAQADLLDEADVAGLPMADHLRDGQTLIVPERRAMSSQPVASGDGSAITSAVPVGVAPPGLVNVNTASQAELESLPGIGPVLAQRIIAYRTTHGPFATLDDLEAVRGISARMVESLRGLATTES; this is encoded by the coding sequence ATGGAGCTGACTCGGGCGAGGTTGATCCTGCTCGGTGTGGCAGCGGCGATCGCGGTGGCCGTTCTGACTGCCGTGCTGCGCGCCGAACGCTCTCGTGAACTGGTGCTGCAGATCGAGCCGGTGGGGGATACCAACACGCTCACCGTCTACGTCGGCGGTGCCGTGCGCGCGCCAGGGCTCTACACGCTCCCGCGCGGCAGCCGGGTCGCCGAAGCCATCGCCCAGGCCGATCTGCTCGACGAGGCCGACGTAGCAGGGCTGCCGATGGCGGACCACCTGCGCGACGGCCAGACGCTCATCGTGCCCGAGCGCCGTGCCATGTCGTCCCAGCCGGTCGCCAGCGGGGATGGATCGGCGATCACCTCGGCGGTCCCGGTGGGCGTGGCTCCCCCGGGGTTGGTGAACGTCAATACCGCTTCACAGGCGGAACTCGAATCCCTGCCCGGGATCGGCCCGGTCCTGGCCCAGCGCATCATCGCCTATCGCACCACTCATGGCCCCTTTGCCACGCTCGATGACCTCGAAGCCGTGCGCGGCATCTCCGCCCGGATGGTGGAGTCGCTGCGGGGGCTGGCGACGACGGAGTCCTGA
- a CDS encoding ComEC/Rec2 family competence protein codes for MLGALLAASVLGGVLLRDMGTGWLALPVAACVSLTVLALRPGRATAVALALVLCAAGIGFWRAAPIPRLAAPEPLVTAREFSGTVQDIPRRYPGHTRVTVALDTPVSALVVAQLPRDQRVAQGDVVALTGRFLPRPSHTQPGAVGTVVVKRARVLGNEAPAWQRLRTWLVRGIVARIERAVPRPAGPFVAGVLTGDDGGMTETTVRAFRAAGFSHLTAVSGWNVTVVGAVVAVLTGRGRLPRRWVLLVNLGAVWAFAYLVGMEPSVTRAALMATLALLSLWRGRPRDVVTALAWSAALMVLVQPAIRSHAGFQLSVASTAALVAIMPRVAGGPRWLALIATPLAAQLAATPLLLHHFGQYSLVAPVGNALVAPLIPAVMAGGVAVVLASLVHPVLADAAGILAWIPAQATVAVAEWCARIEWSSGLAPSLDRSAVVVVYLLLAVAYVLASWRWPRWGPARGASLPGTV; via the coding sequence GTGCTCGGGGCGCTGCTGGCTGCGTCGGTCCTTGGCGGGGTACTGCTGCGCGACATGGGCACCGGCTGGCTCGCGCTGCCGGTCGCCGCCTGCGTGAGCCTCACGGTGCTCGCACTCCGGCCGGGGCGGGCGACTGCCGTAGCGCTGGCCCTCGTGCTCTGCGCCGCGGGGATCGGTTTCTGGCGGGCGGCACCGATCCCTCGTCTCGCTGCGCCTGAGCCATTGGTCACCGCCCGGGAGTTCTCGGGGACCGTTCAGGACATACCCCGTCGCTACCCCGGCCACACGCGCGTCACGGTGGCGCTCGACACGCCTGTATCGGCGCTCGTCGTCGCCCAGCTCCCCCGCGACCAGCGCGTGGCGCAGGGCGACGTGGTTGCTCTCACCGGCCGATTCCTTCCGCGCCCATCGCACACCCAACCTGGCGCTGTCGGGACAGTCGTCGTGAAGCGGGCTCGCGTGCTGGGCAATGAAGCACCGGCCTGGCAGCGGCTGCGCACGTGGCTCGTCCGGGGGATCGTCGCAAGGATCGAGCGAGCCGTGCCGCGGCCAGCCGGGCCGTTCGTCGCGGGTGTCCTCACCGGTGACGACGGCGGCATGACCGAAACGACCGTGCGCGCGTTCCGCGCGGCCGGCTTTTCGCACCTGACCGCCGTCAGCGGCTGGAACGTCACCGTGGTCGGCGCCGTGGTGGCGGTACTCACCGGGCGCGGGCGCCTTCCCCGGCGCTGGGTGCTCCTGGTGAACCTGGGAGCGGTGTGGGCTTTCGCCTATCTCGTCGGGATGGAGCCCTCGGTGACGCGTGCCGCGTTGATGGCGACGCTGGCGCTGCTTTCCCTCTGGCGCGGGCGGCCGCGCGATGTCGTCACCGCCCTCGCCTGGTCGGCGGCCCTCATGGTGCTCGTCCAGCCGGCCATCCGCTCCCACGCCGGGTTTCAGTTGTCGGTCGCATCGACCGCGGCACTGGTGGCGATCATGCCCCGCGTGGCAGGTGGGCCGCGCTGGCTGGCGCTGATCGCCACTCCGCTTGCCGCGCAGCTCGCGGCCACGCCGCTCCTGCTACACCACTTCGGGCAGTACTCGTTGGTCGCCCCCGTCGGCAACGCCCTCGTCGCACCCCTCATCCCCGCGGTCATGGCGGGTGGGGTAGCCGTGGTGCTCGCGTCGCTCGTTCACCCGGTCCTTGCCGACGCAGCCGGGATCCTTGCCTGGATCCCGGCGCAGGCGACCGTTGCCGTGGCCGAGTGGTGCGCAAGAATCGAGTGGTCATCCGGTCTGGCGCCGTCGCTCGACCGGAGCGCCGTCGTGGTTGTCTACCTGCTCCTCGCCGTGGCGTACGTGTTGGCATCGTGGCGCTGGCCACGCTGGGGCCCGGCCCGCGGGGCGAGCTTGCCCGGAACGGTTTGA
- a CDS encoding YqjF family protein produces MVRPFLSTQWKNVVLVNYRVPPELLLPHVPPGSELDTPDDDPSLHLLSLVALEFADMRVRGIPIPTARNFPEINLRFYVRRGPMRAVVFLREFVPTRLVVLGARLLYNQPYYLARITHHTHRDGGRVRVDTTFEHRQHRGIIRIDARDEPFIPPEDSQEHFLKEHYWGFDRDRAGRSFRYRVTHPVWRIYPIEDAEVTISPGALLGGEWQSIAWEKALHSIVWAEGSEAAVYPAEPLDAGEM; encoded by the coding sequence ATGGTGCGCCCGTTTCTCTCGACGCAGTGGAAGAACGTGGTCCTCGTCAACTACCGGGTGCCGCCGGAGTTACTGCTGCCCCACGTGCCACCCGGCAGTGAGCTGGACACTCCCGACGACGACCCGTCGCTCCACCTCCTCTCGCTCGTCGCGCTCGAGTTCGCCGACATGCGCGTGCGCGGCATACCCATCCCGACCGCCCGGAACTTCCCCGAGATCAATCTCCGCTTCTACGTGCGGCGCGGGCCGATGCGCGCCGTGGTCTTCCTGCGCGAGTTCGTACCGACCCGTCTCGTCGTGCTCGGCGCGCGCCTCCTCTACAACCAGCCGTACTACCTGGCGCGGATCACGCATCACACCCACCGGGACGGTGGCCGGGTGCGCGTGGACACCACGTTCGAACACCGCCAGCATCGCGGCATCATCCGGATAGACGCCCGCGATGAGCCGTTCATCCCGCCGGAGGACAGCCAGGAACACTTCCTGAAAGAGCACTACTGGGGGTTCGACCGGGACCGCGCGGGACGGAGTTTCCGCTACCGCGTGACGCACCCGGTCTGGCGGATCTACCCGATCGAGGACGCCGAGGTCACGATCTCGCCTGGCGCCCTGCTCGGCGGGGAGTGGCAGTCGATCGCGTGGGAGAAAGCGCTGCACTCGATCGTATGGGCCGAAGGGTCGGAGGCAGCCGTTTACCCGGCCGAACCGCTGGACGCGGGTGAGATGTAG